From the genome of Deinococcus sp. JMULE3, one region includes:
- a CDS encoding phytoene/squalene synthase family protein, protein MTREHSKTFYLGSRFFPMAQRRAVWAVYAACRDGDDIVDELSGASAQQGLDQWWARVQGAFAGRPGDHPIDTALAWAAREYPIPLSAFAELHEGLRMDLRGHEYHSMDDLMLYCRRVAGVVGFMIAPVSGYSGGERTLHAALMLGQAMQLTNILRDVGEDLTRGRVYLPSELLAEYRVSRADLDRGVVTPEYRALMRHLSALAREWYAEGRQGIPCLHGSARLAVATAARAYEGILDDLARNDFDNFGRRAHVSGTRKLLMLPQAWWELRSAPASLS, encoded by the coding sequence GTGACGCGGGAGCACAGCAAGACCTTCTACCTGGGGTCACGCTTCTTTCCCATGGCACAGCGACGCGCCGTGTGGGCCGTGTACGCCGCGTGCCGCGACGGGGACGACATCGTCGACGAACTCAGCGGCGCCTCCGCGCAGCAGGGCCTGGACCAGTGGTGGGCGCGCGTGCAGGGCGCGTTCGCGGGGCGGCCCGGCGATCACCCCATCGACACCGCGCTCGCCTGGGCGGCGCGCGAGTACCCCATTCCGCTGTCGGCGTTCGCGGAACTGCACGAGGGCCTGCGCATGGACCTGCGCGGGCACGAGTACCACTCCATGGACGACCTGATGCTGTACTGCCGCCGGGTGGCGGGCGTGGTGGGCTTCATGATCGCGCCCGTCAGCGGGTACAGCGGCGGTGAACGCACCCTGCACGCCGCACTGATGCTGGGGCAGGCGATGCAACTGACGAACATCCTGCGGGACGTCGGCGAGGACCTCACGCGCGGCCGGGTATACCTGCCCTCGGAGCTGCTGGCCGAGTACCGCGTGAGCCGCGCCGATCTGGACCGCGGCGTGGTCACGCCCGAGTACCGCGCGCTGATGCGGCACCTGAGCGCCCTGGCGCGCGAGTGGTACGCCGAGGGCCGCCAGGGCATTCCCTGCCTGCACGGCAGCGCCCGGCTGGCCGTGGCGACCGCCGCCCGCGCGTACGAGGGCATCCTGGACGACCTCGCCCGGAACGACTTCGACAACTTCGGGCGGCGCGCGCATGTCAGCGGCACCCGCAAACTGCTGATGCTGCCGCAGGCGTGGTGGGAACTGCGCAGCGCGCCCGCCAGCCTGTCCTGA